Below is a genomic region from Catenuloplanes atrovinosus.
CCTCGAAGGCCAGTTCCTCGAACCCCTCCTCCGCCAGCCAGCCGCGCAGCGACGGGGTGAGGTCCGGCGGCTGCCGGGTGCGGGTCCAGATGACGGTGCCGCGCGCGGCGCACAGCGCCGGGAACGCCGCCACGCACGAGCGCGCGTCCGAGTCGGTCACGTTGCCGAGCACACCCGCGAAGAGCACCAGATCGGCCGGGATCGCGCCGGCGTAGTTTCCCAGCTGCCCCGCGTCCGCGCGGAGCACCTCGACGCCGGTCAGACCGGCGCGGGCTATGTGGGCCTCGGCGACGGCCACGTTGCGCGGGTCGGACTCGATCAGGCGGGCGCGGATCCGGCGGGCGTCGTCGCGGTGTTCCAGCACGCCGAGCAGGTCGCGGCCCTGGCCGGCGCAGACGCTGACGCAGGTGAGCAACTCGCCGGGGCGGCTGTCCAGCCAGTCGGTGATGTGCCGCTGCACCACGGCGAGCCGGGCCGCGAGCGGCGAACCGGGCTCGTCGTACGGCCGGTGCCATTCATACCAATCCTCATTCGCGCCCATGGATTCACCATGGCGGGAACGAAGGCCAAGGTCAACGTCAGGCGTGCGCCTCCAGGCGCTTGAACTCGTCCTCTGTCACGGTTACGACACCGCCGCGGCGCGCGCCGGGCGGCATGCCGTCGGGACTGGCCGGCTGCCACGCGCCGGTGCCGATCACGCGGGTCACGTACGGACGCAGGCCCTCGCCGGTGTCGGCGAGCAGGTACCAGGTGCGGCCGCCGAGCCCGGCGAAGACCACCGCGGCCTCGCCGCCGCCTATGCCGCGCCGCACGTCGACGAAGGAGCCGGCGTCCCGCCGCTGCTGCACCAGCTCGCCGCCGTCGGCGTAGAAGCAGTGCTCCGCCCCGTTCGCCCGGAGCAGCGCCACGTCCTCGCCGGCGCGGTCGAGCAGCGGCGCGGGTGCGGTGGCGGTGACGAAGTCCGTGGTGTGCACGCTGCCGGCGCGCCCGCCCGCGGTGAAGACCACCCGGAAACCGCCGCCCTCCTCCCGGTACGCCTTCGGCGCGCGCACGCCGGGCACGCCGACCGGCAGCGGGTGCGGGCCGGACCACGTCTCCAGGTCGGCGCTGCTCCACACGCGGACGCCGCCGTCGCCGGCCGCGAGGCAGCGGATGACGCCGTCGTCGCCGCGGATCAGGAACGGGTCGGACGCGCCGCGCAGCACTCCCGCGCTGTCCCGCAGCACCCGCCAGCGCAGCGCGTCGGCACCCTCGGAGAGGGCGAACCGGATGTCACCGGCGTCGGCGCCGCTGAAGGCGAGGAGAAGTCCGAACGGCTCTGTCACGGCCCGATCATAACGACCGTCACGCAAAGTTGATCTAGGGTGACCCCGTACTGTCGGGGGTACGACGCAAGGTCCGGATAATGGTGGCCATGCTCGACAATCCGGTGTGGGCGTCCGTCGTCCACGGCCCGCACGCCCATCTCGCCCGGCGCCACGGCGCCGCGGCCGGCTTCCTGCCGGAGGTCAGCCCGTTCCACGGGCTCGCCGCCCCGGATGACCCGGCCGCCTGGTCCGACCTGGCCGCGCTCGCCGGCCCCGGCACCCAGTTGCTGGTCACCGGCCCGCGCATCGCGCCGCCGGACGACTGGACCGTGGTGGAGATGATGGATGGTGTGCAGTTGGTCGACACCGCGCTGCGCGTCGAGCCGGACCCGGAGGCGGTGCTCCTCGGCCCGGACGACGTGCCGGAGATGCTGGACCTGACCGCGCGCACCCGGCCCGGCCCGTTCGGCCCGCGCACCCTGGAGCTCGGTGTCTACCTGGGCATCCGCCACGACGGGCGGCTGATCGCGATGGCGGGCGAGCGCATGCGCCCGCCCGGCTTCACCGAGATCAGCGCGGTCTGCACGGACCCGGACTTCCGCGGCAAGGGCCTGGCCACCCGCCTGGTCCGGGCGGTGGCCGAGGTGATCCGCGGGCGCGGCGAGACGCCGTTCATGCACGCGTCCGCGACCAACACCGGAGCCATCCGGCTGTACGAGGCGATCGGCTTCACGGTCCGCGCCCGCCCGAGATTCGCGATACTCCGGTCGCCGGCCTAAGGGTGTCTTCCCCGGCCCGCGACGAGGCCACCGGACACACCCTAGCCGCGCTTCATCAACCGCCCGACGGCCGCCATCATCTCGGTCGCCATCTCGTCCGCGCGCCCCTCGGCCGCGCCCTCGTGCATGCAGTGCCGGGCGTGCCCGTCCAGCAGGCCCAGCGCCACCTTGTCCAGCGCCGCCTGGATCGCCGATATCTGGGTGAGCACGTCGATGCAGTAGCGGTCCTCGTCGACCATCCGCTCGATGCCGCGCACCTGCCCCTCGATCCGGCGCAGGCGTCCCTGCAGGTCTCCCTTGGTCGCGGTGTAGCCCCTGGTCGGCGCGGTTTTGCTCATGGCACGGATGATACAACCCCCGGGGGGTATGTGGCGCGGACGACGAAACACGGACCCCTCCGTCCTTGATACCCCCCAGGGGTATGAGTATGGTCGGGAGCGAAAGGACGACGGCGAAGGGAGACGCACGGTGAACACGCCCGCACGACTCGGCGCGTTCGGCCTGGCCCTGGTGGCGGTCTTCGGCGCCGCACTGGGACTGGGCCGCACGATCGGCCCGGACGCGAGCCCGGACGGGAACACCCCGGCGAGCCCCGCCGCCCACGCCGCGCACGGCGCACAGCACGACGGCGCGGCGGACGAGAACCCGGACGACCCCACCGGCCTGCAGATCACCGAGGACGGCTACACGCTCGCCCCGCTCACCGACACGCTCGGCACCGGCGCGCCGCGGCCGTTCCAGTTCCGGATCATCGGGCCGGACCGGCGGGCCGTCACCGCGTTCACGCCCACCCACGAGCGCGAGCTGCACCTGATCGTGGTCCGCCGCGACCTCACCGGCTACCAGCACCTGCACCCGCGGCGGGCGGCCGACGGCACCTGGGAGACGCCGCTGGCCGTGGCCGCGCCCGGCGACTACCGCGTCTTCGCGGACTTCCATCCGGCCGGGCGGGACGAGCCGCTGACGCTCGGCGCCGATCTGCCGGCCGCCGGTGACTACCGCCCGCTGCCGCTGCCCGCGCCCGCCGGATCGGACACCGTGGACGGCTACACGGTCACGCTGCACGGCGAGATCGCCGCGGGCGAGCCCGCGCGGCTGACCGTGGACATCGCGGAGAACGGCGCGCCGGTCACCGACCTGGAGCCGTATCTCGGCGCGCGCGGCCACCTGGTGGCGCTGCGCGACGGCGACCTCGCCTACCTGCACGTCCACCCGGTGGACGGCCCGGAGCTGGGCTTCGACGTGGAGATCCCCTCCCCCGGTACGTACCGCCTGTTCCTGGAGTTTCAGCACCGCGGCACCGTCCGGACCGCGGAGTTCACGATGACCACCGAGCACGGGGAGCCGGGGCACACCCATGGCTGACACGCGACGCATCGAGCTGGAGATCGGCGGCATGACCTGCGCCGCCTGCGCGAACCGGATCGAGAAGAAGCTCAACCGGATGGACGGCGTGACCGCGACCGTCAACTACGCCACGGAGAAGGCGACCGCGACCGTCGACGGCACGGTCACCGCGGACGACCTGATCGCCACCGTGGAGAGGACGGGGTACACGGCCGCGCTGCCCGCCGCGCCCGCGGACGAGCCGCGGGCGGAGCACGATCCGCTGCGCACCCGGCTGATCGTCTCGGCCGTGCTGTCCGTACCGGTGATCCTGCTGGCCATGGTTCCGGCCTGGCAGTTCACCTACTGGCAGTGGGCGTCGCTGACCCTCGCCGCGCCGGTCGTGGTCTACGGCGGCTGGCCGTTCCACCGCGCCGCGGCGATCAACCTGCGGCACGGGGCCGCCACCATGGACACGCTGGTCTCGCTCGGCACGCTGGCCGCGTTCGGCTGGTCGCTGTGGGCGCTGTTCCTCGGCACGGCCGGCGAGCCCGGCATGACGCACCCGTTCCGGTTCGACATCGGCCCGTCCGACGGCGCCGCCAACATCTACCTCGAGGCCGCGGCGGGCGTCACCACGTTCCTGCTGACCGGCCGCTATATCGAGTCCCGGTCCAAGCGGCGGGCCGGTGCCGCGCTGCGCGCGCTGCTGGACATGGGCGCCAAGGACGTGGCCGTGCTGCGCGACGGCCGGGAGGTCCGCGTCCCGACCGGCGAGCTGACGGCCGGGGACCTGTTCGTGGTCCGGCCGGGCGAGAAGATCGCCACGGACGGCGTGGTGGAGGACGGTGTCTCGGCCGTGGACGCGAGCCTGCTCACCGGCGAGAGCGTGCCGGTCGAGGTGCGTCCCGGCGACGCGGTGACCGGCGCGACCGTCAACGCGGGCGGCCGCCTGGTGGTGCGCGCCACCCGGGTCGGCGCGGACACCCGGCTGGCGCAGATGGCGCGGCTGGTCGAGGAGGCGCAGGCCGGTAAGGCGGACGTGCAGCGGCTCGCGGACCGGATCTCCGGCGTGTTCGTGCCCGTGGTGATCGCGCTGGCCGCCGGCACGCTCGGCTGGTGGGCCGGCACCGGCGCCGGCTGGAACGCCGCGTTCACCGCCGCGGTCGCCGTGCTGATCATCGCGTGCCCGTGCGCGCTCGGCCTGGCCACGCCGACCGCGCTGCTGGTCGGCACCGGCCGCGGCGCGCAGCTCGGCATCCTGATCCGCGGCCCGGAGGTGCTCGAGTCGACGCGCCGGGTGGACACGATCGTGCTGGACAAGACCGGCACCGTCACCGAGGGCCGGATGACGCTGGCCGCGACCGTGCCGGTGACCGGGCAGGACCCCGCCGAGCTGCGCCGGCTCGCGGCCGCGGTGGAGTCCGCGTCCGAGCACCCGATCGCCGCCGCCATCGCGGCCGGCGAGTCCGACCCGCCGCCGGTCGCGCACTTCCAGAACCTCGAGGGCCGGGGGGTACGCGGTGAGGTGGCCGGCCGGGAGGTCGTGGTGGGCCGCCCCGCGCTGCTGGCCGAGCGCGGCTACGACGTACCCGCGGAGGTCCTGGAGGCCTGTGCGACCGCCGAGGCCGAGGGCCGCACCGCGGTGGTGGCCGGCTGGGACGGCGCCGCCCGCGGCGTGCTCGCGGTCGCCGACCGGGTCAGGCCCACCAGCGCGGACGCGGTCGCCCGGCTGAAGCGGCTGGGCCTGCACCCGGTGCTGCTGACCGGCGACAACGAGACGGTGGCGCGCGCGGTCGCGGCCGAGGTGGGCATCGACGAGGTGATCGCCGGCGTGCTGCCGGCCGGCAAGGTCGACGCGGTCAAGCGGCTCCAGGCGGACGGCCGGGTGGTGGCGATGGCCGGCGACGGCGTCAACGACGCCGCCGCGCTGGCTCAGGCCGATCTCGGCCTGGCCATGGGCACCGGCACGGACGTGGCGATCGAGGCGGCCGACCTGACGCTGATGCGCGGCGACCTGACCGCGACCGCGGATGCGATCCGGCTGTCCCGGCGCACGCTGACGATCATCCGGGGCAACCTGTTCTGGGCGTTCGCCTACAACCTCGCCGGCCTGCCGCTGGCCGCCGCCGGCATGCTGAACCCGATGATCGCCGGTGCCGCGATGGCGTTCTCGTCCGTCTTCGTGGTCGCCAACAGCCTCCGCCTCCGGCGCTTCTCGTAGCGCGCTTCCGCGGCTCAGAGCGCGTACGGGCGTGGCCTCCTTGCCTGAAGCGTAACAGGATGGTTACGCTTCCGGGGTGGACGCGACGCTCGGGGCACTCGCGGATCCGGTGCGCCGCCGGATTCTGGAGCTGCTGCGCGAGCGTCCGCTGTCCGCGGGCGAGATAGCGGACCGGTTTCCGATCAGCCGGCCCGCGATCAGCCGTCACCTGCGCGTGCTGCGCGAGAGCGGCCTGGTCGCCGACAGCGTGTCCGGACGCCGGCGGGTCTACTCGCTGGACGTGTCATCCCTGGCCGCGCCGATCGACTGGCTCACCCGGCTGGCCGCGCCGCCCGCGCGTCCGGCCGGCTTCGACCCGTCGGCCGCGCTGGACGCGCTGGAGACCGAGGTCTACCGGGCCCGCCGGGAGCGGCGCCGCACCGTTGCGACGGATTCGACCATTCCGACCGAGGAGAGCGCATGACGAATCCACCCTCCGGCCGCCTGTCCGCCACGCCGGACGGCACCGACCTGATCCTCACCCGCACGTTCCGCGCGCCCGTCGAGGACGTGTGGGCCAGCATCACCGAGCCGGAGCGCACCGCCCGCTGGTACGGCACGTGGACCGGCGAGGCGGCTCCCGGAGCCACGATCAAGGTCCAGCTGGGGTACGAGCAGGGCGCCCCCTGGACCGACATGCGCATCGAGGCGTGCGAGCCGTACCGCCGGCTGGGCCTGTCCGCCGTCGACGAGCACGGCTCCTGGCACCTGGAGCTGTTCCTGTCCACCCGCGACGACGGCGTCACCGAGCTGCGCTTCGTGCACCACCTGCCGTCGCCCGACGGCGTCGGCGAGATGGGCCCCGGCTGGGAGTACTACCTGGACATGCTGGCCGCGTCCCGCAGCGGCGACCCGCTGCCGGCCTTCGACGACTACTACCCGTCGATGAAGCCGTACTACGAGGCGCTGCGGTGACCGGCTACGCCGCCGCGGGCGGCCACGACGGCCCGCGGCGGGTCGTGGGACGGTCTCCAGCGCTGACCGCCGGCCTCACGTCCGATTCCAGACCAGCGTCCGGCAGGCCAGCCGTACCGCGCTGCCCGTGGTGGGCACCGCGGTGAGCCCGCGGTTGAGTTCCTCGTCGCCGCGGGCCCGCAGGTCGTCCGCGAAGACCCGGTCGATGCGGTACAGGCAGCCCGTGTAGGTGTAGCTCTGTTCCTGCCCGGCCTCGCTGCCCAGGTGCACCCGGCCGGACCACGACCCGCCGCTCACGATCCCGGTGGACCCGGCGTAGAACAGCCCGTCCGGCGCCTGGACGAACAACCGCAACTGCTCGCCGTCCGCGAGCGTGCCGGGAAACGCGCCGAAGAGATCCATCAGGTCGTCGGACGTCTCACAGGACGACGGCCGGCAGTTCATCGTGGTGACCGCCCTCGGCGAGGCCGACGGCGGTGGCGGTGGTGGCGGCGCCGGCGTGGGACCCGGCCCGGCGGTCGTCGCGTCCGGCGCGGCGATGCCCGGTGCGCCGCTGTCCACCTGCTGCGGCGGGCTGGACGCCGCGGCGGCGGAGGTCGGTCCGGCACTCGGGACCGGCGGCGCCGACGGTGTCGCACCGGCCGGGGTGGTGGCCGCGGCCTCGGTGGTCCCGACCGAGGCGGGCACGCCCAGCCGGTCGAGCACGCCGACGCCGGCGAGGACGCCGCTGACGCCCACCGCGATCGTGGTGATCACGACCCGCGCCGTGGACGCGCGATAGTCGGTGTGCCCGGGATCGAACAGCGCGATCACGCCGAGCACCACGATCACCAGGTTGATGACCAGGAAGGCGTTGCTCGCGGTGAGCGTCGCGACCTGGGCCACACCCGCGACGAGTCCGAGCAGTTGCGGGAGCGCGGTCGTGCCCGAGGCGGTGGCGACCACGGCCGCGATCGCGGACGGTGCGCGCCTCGCCGGCTTCGGCTCCGGTTGGTTGTTCGTCACTGTCACACCTCTCGTGGCGACGCTGTCACGGAGGGATACGTGGTGACCGGCCGTGACGGACGAAGATCGATGCGCTGGTTCTACGATCCGCGGATGAGATTCAGTGTCACGCTCGGGGCGGTCGGCGAGCGGACGCCGGGTGTGCTGGGGCGGCTGGCCGCGCTGGCCGAGGAGTCCGGGTGGGACGCGGTGTTCCTGGAGGACTATCTGGACTATCAGGGCACCGGCGCGCCGACCTGGGACGCGTGGGTGTGCCTGTCCGCGATCGCGTGCGCGACGAGCCGGATCGTGCTCGGCCCGACCGTGACGCCGGTGCCACGGCGGCGGCCGTGGGAGCTGGCCGCGCAGGCCGCGGCGGTCGACCAGCTGTCCGGCGGGCGGCTGGTGCTCGGCGCCGGCGCGGGCGACCGGGCCGACCCCGCGCTCGCGCTGCTCGCCGCCGGCGGCACCGGGCTGGACGCGGGGCTGGAGGCGCTGGACCGGCTGTGGGCCGGCGACGAGGTGGACGGGCTGCGGCTGCCGGGCCGGCCGGTGCGGCGGCCACGCGTGCCCGTGTGGATCGGTGGTGATCTTCGGCGGCCGGCCGTGCGGCGGCGGCTGACCCGGTGGGACGGCGCCTGCGTCCACCGGGAGCGTCCGCTGGACCCGGACGACGTGCACGACATTCTGGCGCTGGTGACGGCCGCGCGGGGCGACGCGCGTGGCTTCGACGTCAAGGTGAGCGGCAATCCGCACCTGATCGCCGAGTTCGCCGCGGCCGGTGCCACCTGGTGGGGGCGCTGGATCCCGCCGGGCGACGTGGCCGAGGCGGAGGCGGTGATCGCGGCCGGGCCGCCGCGGTGACTGTCGGGCAGCCGACACAGCGCCGTGCAACCCGCGCCGGCATGGTTCCGTCAGGGGATCATGAACGTCGGCAGGGGCAGCGCGCGGGACCGGGAGTTCCATGAGTTCGTGTCCGCGCGGCGGGCCGGGCTGGTGCGGACCGCCACGCTGCTCACCGGCGGGGACGCGCACACCGCCGAGGACCTGGTGCAGACCACGCTGACCCGGCTGTACGTGGCGTGGCCGTCGTTCCGCGCGGCGTACAACCCGGACGGATACCTGCGGCGCGCGCTGGTCAACAGCCTGGTCGACGAGCACCGGCGGCCGTGGCGGCGGGCGGAGCGGAGCACGGCCGCGCCGCCGGAGCTGGAGGCGCCGGTCCGGGACGACGAGCCGGAGGCCGCGGCCGCGGTCCGGCGGGCGCTGCGCGCGCTGCCGCCCCGGATGCGGGCCGCCGTCGTCTTCCGGTACTTCTACGAGCTGGACATCGCGGAGACCGCGGACGCGCTCGGCTGCAGCACGGGCACGGTGAAGAGTCAGACGGCGCGCGGGCTGGAGCGGCTGCGCGCGGCGCTCGACCGGTCGGTGACCGGTGTCGTCATCTGAAGAGACAACGCGGAGCCTGGGGACGAGGGCCATGAGTGACCTGCGGCAGTACCTGGACCGGATCGCCGGGCCGGAGCGCGACCCGTCGCCGGGCGCGGTGGACGCGGACGTGGCCCGCGGCCGGACCGCGCTGCGCCGCAGGCGGCGGCTGCACGGGCTGGCGGGCGGTGCGCTCGCGCTGGCCGTGGCCGCGGCCCTCGGCGCCGGCGCGCTCGGCGCGAACACCGGCACCGGGGTGCGTTCGGGCCCGGTGGTGCCGCACGCCGGCGCCGCGGAGTCGCCCGCGGGCACGGACCCGGTCCGCCTGGTCGCGTTCACCGGGGATCAGCCCGAGGGGTTCCGGATCGACGTCGTGCCGGAGGGCTGGGAGATCCAGAGTTCGACCGGCACCACGCTGCTCATCGCGCCGATCGGCCTGGCCAACCGCGACCCGAATGTGTTCGTCGACAAGATCACGATCTCGTTCCAGTACGACGCGCCGGCCCCGGACGTACCCGGGGAGATCGTCAGCGTGGGCGGCGCGCCCGGCGTGCTGCGGACCGGCGACAGCGGCGTCCGCACGCTCTACGCCGCGCAGCGCGACGGCGCCTGGCTGGTGATCCAGCTGTGGAACAACCTGCGCTGGGACACCGGCACGATCGTCGCGTTCGCGGCCGGGATCACGGTCACCGACGAGGTCACCGCCTCCCAGGGCTGAACCGCCGCAGCGTCGCGCCGGTCGCCCGCTTGCACAGGTACTCGGCGCGCTCGTAGGACAGCCGCCGCCGCCCGGTCCGCGGGCACACGTCGGCCGGGTCCGCGGGCGTGCGCGCCGGTCCGGGCCGCCGGTCGGACAGGAACAGCGGCCCGCGCGCCCGCCCGCCGATCAGCTCCGGCAGCAGCCGCGCGGTCCCGGACCGCCAGGTCACGCCCTTCCCGGGCGCGCGGCGGTCGTCCAGGTCCAGGTCCTGCACGTCGAGTCCGAGCGCGGCGGCGACGGTCGCGCCGGACTCGTGCAGCAACAGCCAGAGCACGCGTTCGCGCAGCGGGTGCCGTTGATCCGCGCACAGCGTGGCCACCGCCTCGGGTGGCAGGGACTCCGCCACGGTACGGGTGGAGGCGCGCCGCTCCAGCCCGGCCGCGAGCGCGGGCACGCCCGCCCAGGCCGCGAACGAGCGGACGGTGGCCCGATGCCGGTTCCAGGTGGCGGGCGCGGTGTCGCCCCAGGCGGTGGCGCAGGCGCGGGTCACCGCGTCCGGGGTCAGCGCGGTCAGCGGCGTGTCGTCGCCGAGCGCGCGGCGGAGCCGGTCGAGCGTCTGCGCGTACGACCGGCGGGTGCCGGCGTCGTGTCGCGCCAGAAAGTCGCGGGCGTGCTCGCGGAGCGTACCCTCGGCCGGGTTGTGATCGTCGGCCGGCAGGCCGTCCGCGCGCCGCCTCAGGTAGGCGCGCTCCGCCCGGTTGCGGGTCAGCGACGCGGCCCGGTGCAGCTCGGTGCGCGCCTCCGCGTGCCGGCCCAGTGTGATCAGCAGGTCCGCGCGCACGGCCGGCAGCAGGTGGTAGTCGCGCAGCCGCGGCTCGTCCAGCAGCGCGTCCGCGAGCGCCAGCCCTTCCGCCGCACCGCGCGCCGCACCGACCGCGACCGCCCGGTTGAGCCGCACCACCGGCGTGGGCCGGAGGGTCTCCAGCGCGTCGTAGAGCGAGGCGATCCGGGCCCAGTCGGTGTCCGCGGCGGTGCGGGCCCGCGCGTGGCAGACCGCGATCGCGGCCTGGAGCACGTACGGCCCGGGCCGGCCGCCGGCCTCGCGGGCCCGCAGCATGGCGGCGAAGCCACGCTGGATGAGCAGCCGGTCCCAGCGCCCGCGGTTCTGCTCGTGCAGCGGGACGGGGGCGCCGTCCGGGGCGGTGCGCGCCTTCTCGCGCGAGGCCTGGATCTCCATCAGCGCGACCAGCCCGTGCACCTCGGCCTCCGCGGGCGCGAGCACGGCGAGCAGCCGGCCCAGCCGCAGGGCCTCGTGGCAGAGCGTGGGCCGGAGCAGGTCGTCGCCGGCGGTGGCGGTGTAGCCCTCGTTGAAGATCAGGTAAATGGCCTCCAGCACGGTGGCCAGGCGCTCGGCCAGCTCCGGCCCGTCCGGCAGCGCGAACCCGACCCCGGCGGCCGCCAGCGTCCGCTTCGCGGAGGAGATCCGGCGCGCGATGGTCTGCTCGGTGACGAGATAGGCCCGCGCGATCTCCGCGGTGGTGAGGCCGCCGATGAGCTTGAGGGTGAGCGCGACGCGGGCGGCCGGGGGCAGCACGGGATGGCAGGTGACGAACATCAGCCGGAGGACGTCGTCCCGGTCGTCCTCCGGTGCCGCGGCCGGGACTCCCGCGATACCGCCGGCGTCTTCCGCCTCGCCCGGTTCTCCGGCCCGCTCGTGGCCTTCCGGGTGCGAGCCCCGCCCGTCGAGGAGGTGGCGGTCGGCGAGCGCGCGGCCCTCCGCCCGGGACCGGCGGACGTGGTCGATCGCCCGTCGTCGCGCGACGGTCATCAGCCACGCGCCCGGATTGTCCGGCACGCCGTCGACCGGCCACCGTTCCAGCGCCGTGACCAGCGCGTCCTGGGCCAGCTCCTCGGCCAGGCCCACATCGCGCACCACGCGGACGAGCGCGGCGACGATGCGGGCCGACTCCAGTCGCCAGACCGCCTCGACGGTCTCCACTCAGTCCCCGCTCAGCCGAACACCTGCTGGATCACGCTCACGCCGTCGCCGACGATGAGCCGGAACCGCCGCGCGAGCTCCAGCATCTCCTCCTTGGACGCGACCTCCACCAGCGCGAACCCGCCGGCGACCTCCTTCGCCTCGGTGAACGGCCCGTCGACCACGGTGATCTCCCCGTCCCGCGACGCCATCCGCACCCCCGCCGGCGCCAGCCCGCCGGTGGCGAGCAGCTGCCCGGCCACGGTCAGCTCCTCCACGAACGCCGCCATGTCCGCGAACAGCTTCTCGTCCGGCGCCGGAGCGGTGGCGGCGGGGATCTGCGTCATCAGGTACCGCATCGGATCGTTCCCTTCATGGGTGAACACCTTCGCCCTCACGACGCGGAGTCTATGTGACAGGAAATGCCCGCGTTCCCTGTCACATCTCATGATCGCCGTGGCCGATCAGCGCTCCGGCCTGCGCGCCACACCCACCACCAGCGGCATCCCGACCGGATCCGGCACGCCGGGATCGCCGTCCGGCCGCCAGTGCGTCACCCAGGTCAGACCCGGCTCCACCGGCACATAGTCACCGAACAGCGCCACCAGTTCGTCCCGCGTGCGCGCCGTGGCCGCCCGTGCGCCCGTCGCCCGGTACACCTCCCCCACCGCCGCGGTCGGGTCGTTCACCGGCGGCGCGACCGGATGCGAGAGCGCGATGAAGCTGCCGCCCGGAAAGGCCTCGCGGAGGGTACGCACGGAGGGCACCACCACCTCGTCCGGCAACCACTGGAGCAGGCACAGCATCAGCAGCGCCGTCGGCCGCGCCGGGTCGATGAGCCGCGCGCACTCCGGGTGCCCCAGGATCGCGGCCGGGTCGGCGAGGTCCGCCTCGATCGCCACCGCCCGGTCGTCGCCGCGCAGCAGCGAGGCACTGAGCGCGACCACCTCGGGATCGACGTCCACGTAGAGAACCCGGCTGTCGGGCGCCTCGGCCCGCGCCACCTCGTGCACGTTGCCGACGGTCGGGATGCCGGACCCGATGTCGACGAACTGCCGGATGCCGGCCGCCGTCAGATATCGAACCGCCCGCCGCAGAAAGGCGCGATTCGCCCGGGTCACCTCCCGCAGCGTCGGCATCGCCCGGAGCATGCGATCGCCGGCCTCCCGGTCGCCCGCGGTGTGATGGACGCCGCCCAGATAGTAGTC
It encodes:
- a CDS encoding SAM-dependent methyltransferase yields the protein MGKPTVAGMYDYYLGGVHHTAGDREAGDRMLRAMPTLREVTRANRAFLRRAVRYLTAAGIRQFVDIGSGIPTVGNVHEVARAEAPDSRVLYVDVDPEVVALSASLLRGDDRAVAIEADLADPAAILGHPECARLIDPARPTALLMLCLLQWLPDEVVVPSVRTLREAFPGGSFIALSHPVAPPVNDPTAAVGEVYRATGARAATARTRDELVALFGDYVPVEPGLTWVTHWRPDGDPGVPDPVGMPLVVGVARRPER
- a CDS encoding YciI family protein, yielding MRAKVFTHEGNDPMRYLMTQIPAATAPAPDEKLFADMAAFVEELTVAGQLLATGGLAPAGVRMASRDGEITVVDGPFTEAKEVAGGFALVEVASKEEMLELARRFRLIVGDGVSVIQQVFG